One Glaciihabitans arcticus DNA window includes the following coding sequences:
- a CDS encoding polyprenyl synthetase family protein: MSGSDVLAVSEERQAKVDVVLERFFSLAKNRASAFGPEYVHLWETLESNTTGGKRFRPRMVFAAYEALGGEDFEAAAYIGAAFELLHTALIVHDDVIDNDFVRRGVANISGAYRDLATARGSDEKAAQHRGISAAVIAGDLALFNSYRLIDRSGVADNVRSRLIEVMDDALFASAAGELIDVDFATAPEMPRVDDILTMERLKTAVYSFECPLQAGAILAGASEEVVATLGDFGREIGIAYQLVDDLLGVFGLEAETGKTTLGDLREGKRTVMISYATSTAEWDSIEPLIGKHDLTEEEAASVRAVLTSCGARSFAEGLARYYGNRALARLAEPHIPPALRVELHPVADAVLGRVK; this comes from the coding sequence GTGAGTGGTTCCGACGTTTTGGCCGTATCCGAGGAGCGGCAGGCCAAGGTCGATGTGGTGCTCGAACGCTTCTTCAGCCTAGCCAAAAACCGCGCCTCGGCCTTCGGTCCCGAGTACGTTCACCTCTGGGAGACACTCGAGAGCAACACCACGGGCGGCAAGCGGTTCAGGCCGCGTATGGTGTTCGCCGCGTACGAGGCCCTGGGCGGCGAGGACTTCGAGGCCGCCGCCTACATCGGCGCGGCATTCGAGCTGCTGCACACCGCTCTCATCGTTCACGACGACGTGATCGACAACGATTTCGTTCGCCGCGGTGTCGCGAACATCTCCGGCGCCTACCGCGATCTGGCCACGGCGCGCGGAAGCGACGAAAAGGCCGCACAACACAGGGGAATCTCAGCCGCCGTCATTGCGGGCGATCTCGCCCTGTTCAACTCGTACCGCCTCATCGATCGCAGCGGGGTCGCCGACAACGTGCGCTCGCGTCTCATCGAGGTGATGGATGACGCGCTCTTCGCCTCGGCGGCCGGGGAACTCATCGACGTCGACTTCGCAACGGCACCCGAGATGCCAAGGGTCGACGACATCCTCACCATGGAGCGCCTGAAGACTGCCGTCTACTCCTTCGAGTGCCCGCTCCAGGCCGGGGCGATCCTCGCCGGCGCGAGCGAAGAGGTCGTGGCGACCCTCGGCGACTTCGGCCGCGAGATCGGCATCGCCTACCAGCTCGTTGATGACCTGCTCGGGGTGTTCGGCCTCGAGGCCGAGACCGGAAAGACAACGCTCGGCGACCTGCGCGAGGGCAAGCGCACGGTCATGATCTCCTACGCGACCAGCACCGCCGAGTGGGATTCCATCGAACCCCTGATCGGCAAGCACGACCTGACCGAGGAGGAGGCCGCGTCGGTTCGCGCCGTGCTCACCTCGTGCGGTGCTCGCTCCTTCGCCGAGGGTCTCGCCCGCTACTACGGCAACCGTGCGCTCGCGCGTCTCGCCGAGCCGCACATCCCGCCGGCCCTGCGGGTCGAGCTGCACCCCGTCGCCGACGCCGTTCTCGGCCGAGTCAAGTGA
- the idi gene encoding isopentenyl-diphosphate Delta-isomerase has protein sequence MTTTTAEQVVLVADDGTPVGTADKVSVHTENTALHLAFSCHVYGADGRVLVTRRALSKLTWPGVWTNSFCGHPAPGEAQVDAIARRAAFELGLRLENIELVLPDFRYRAVDASGIVENEICPVYRATTSADPVANPAEVSEWEWLEPSALLTAAAAAPFAFSPWLVWQLEQLGE, from the coding sequence TTGACCACTACGACAGCCGAGCAGGTCGTGCTCGTAGCGGATGACGGCACTCCCGTCGGCACCGCAGACAAAGTGTCCGTGCACACCGAGAACACGGCTCTCCATCTCGCCTTCTCCTGTCACGTCTACGGTGCGGATGGGCGGGTGCTCGTCACCCGCCGCGCGCTCTCCAAACTCACCTGGCCGGGGGTGTGGACGAACTCGTTCTGCGGTCATCCGGCACCCGGCGAAGCGCAGGTCGACGCCATCGCCCGCCGCGCCGCGTTCGAGCTCGGCCTGCGGCTCGAGAACATCGAGCTCGTGCTGCCCGACTTCCGCTACCGCGCGGTCGATGCCTCGGGCATCGTCGAGAACGAGATCTGCCCTGTGTACCGCGCGACGACCTCCGCCGACCCGGTCGCCAACCCGGCAGAGGTTTCCGAGTGGGAGTGGCTCGAGCCGTCCGCCCTTCTCACCGCGGCGGCGGCCGCCCCGTTCGCCTTCAGCCCGTGGCTCGTCTGGCAGCTGGAGCAGCTCGGCGAGTAG
- the deoC gene encoding deoxyribose-phosphate aldolase: MSSLIAPLVDHTLLKPDTTAEDVTALIAEALELGVYSVCISPAMLPVSIPEGSGLKLAVVCGFPSGKHTTASKTAEAAESIALGADEVDMVIDLGAAKAGRFDLIEADVRAVRGVIPAPRILKVIIESAALTDEEIVGATLASVAAGADFVKTSTGFHPAGGATVHAVSLMAATVDGKLGVKASGGIRTIEDARAMIEAGATRLGLSGTRAILEEEAGLVVTGVASSY; this comes from the coding sequence ATGTCCTCCCTCATCGCGCCCCTCGTCGATCACACGCTCCTCAAGCCCGATACGACCGCTGAGGATGTCACGGCTCTTATCGCCGAAGCCCTCGAGCTGGGCGTCTACTCGGTCTGCATCTCACCGGCCATGCTGCCCGTGAGCATCCCCGAGGGCAGCGGGCTCAAACTCGCGGTCGTCTGCGGATTCCCGAGCGGCAAGCACACCACCGCGAGCAAGACGGCCGAGGCCGCCGAGTCGATCGCGCTCGGTGCGGACGAGGTCGACATGGTCATCGACCTGGGTGCGGCGAAGGCCGGACGCTTCGACCTGATCGAGGCGGATGTGCGTGCGGTGCGCGGCGTCATCCCGGCCCCTCGAATTCTCAAGGTGATCATCGAGTCGGCCGCGCTGACCGACGAGGAGATCGTCGGCGCCACGCTCGCCTCGGTCGCCGCGGGTGCCGACTTCGTGAAGACGTCGACGGGGTTCCACCCGGCCGGTGGCGCGACCGTGCATGCCGTCTCGCTGATGGCGGCCACGGTCGACGGCAAGCTGGGCGTGAAGGCGAGCGGCGGCATCCGCACCATTGAGGACGCGCGCGCCATGATCGAGGCCGGAGCCACGCGGCTCGGCCTGTCCGGCACGCGCGCGATCCTCGAGGAAGAGGCCGGCCTCGTGGTGACCGGTGTGGCTTCTTCGTACTAG
- the dcd gene encoding dCTP deaminase, with amino-acid sequence MLLSDRDIKAELAAGRIGLEPLDLEMVQPSSIDVRLDRFFRLFDNHKYPFIDPAEDQPDLTHLVETAPDQPFILHPGEFVLGSTYELVTLPDDIAARLEGKSSLGRLGLLTHSTAGFVDPGFSGHVTLELSNVATLPIKLWPGMKIGQLCFIKTSSPVENAYGTGPYGSRYQGQRGPTASRSFQNFHRTDVSVTDLGAPGN; translated from the coding sequence ATGCTGCTTTCAGACAGGGACATCAAGGCCGAGCTGGCCGCCGGACGCATCGGCCTCGAGCCTCTCGACCTGGAGATGGTGCAGCCGTCGAGCATCGACGTTCGGCTCGACCGGTTCTTCCGTCTGTTCGACAACCACAAATACCCCTTCATCGATCCGGCCGAAGACCAGCCCGATCTCACCCATCTGGTCGAGACGGCACCCGACCAGCCGTTCATCCTGCACCCGGGCGAGTTCGTGCTCGGCAGCACCTACGAACTGGTCACGTTGCCCGACGACATCGCCGCCCGCCTCGAAGGCAAGAGCTCACTCGGACGCCTCGGCCTGCTCACGCACTCCACCGCCGGCTTCGTCGACCCCGGCTTCAGCGGCCACGTGACCCTCGAACTGTCGAACGTCGCCACCCTGCCGATCAAGCTGTGGCCCGGAATGAAGATCGGGCAGCTCTGCTTCATCAAGACCAGCTCGCCCGTCGAGAACGCCTACGGCACCGGCCCCTACGGATCCCGTTACCAGGGACAACGCGGACCCACGGCGAGCCGCAGCTTCCAGAACTTTCACCGCACCGACGTCTCCGTCACCGACCTCGGCGCACCGGGCAACTAG
- a CDS encoding dienelactone hydrolase family protein: MVDLVPVPSPGVPLYYGTPGDPLVIVLHDWHGRLPWLEGYANGLVHAGFRVAVPDLYGGWCATSEEQAAVLRSELEVAPSLAILDEIVQASRTEGSQKVGAVGSSMGGWLALQYAQRGEVDAVVAYYATLGPAEQGVIPNPVLLHFAETDQWDAGADPAAFVSRLKEDGTPVTEHNYIGTVHGFANASIPKVDTRAAALAFARTASFLQDHLG, from the coding sequence ATGGTCGACCTCGTGCCCGTGCCCTCCCCCGGTGTTCCGCTCTACTACGGCACCCCCGGCGACCCGCTCGTCATCGTGCTGCACGACTGGCACGGCCGCCTGCCCTGGCTCGAGGGCTACGCCAATGGGCTCGTTCACGCCGGCTTCCGGGTTGCGGTCCCCGACCTGTACGGCGGATGGTGCGCCACCAGCGAGGAACAGGCTGCCGTGCTGCGCAGCGAACTTGAGGTCGCGCCGAGTCTGGCCATCCTCGATGAAATTGTGCAGGCATCCCGGACCGAAGGCTCGCAGAAGGTGGGTGCTGTCGGCTCGTCCATGGGCGGCTGGCTCGCGCTGCAGTACGCGCAGCGGGGCGAGGTGGATGCCGTGGTCGCCTACTACGCGACGCTCGGCCCCGCGGAGCAGGGCGTCATCCCGAACCCGGTGCTTCTGCACTTCGCAGAAACCGACCAGTGGGATGCGGGCGCCGACCCCGCCGCCTTCGTATCCCGGCTGAAGGAGGACGGCACCCCCGTCACCGAGCACAACTACATCGGCACGGTGCACGGCTTCGCCAACGCATCGATCCCGAAGGTGGACACCCGCGCGGCGGCCCTCGCCTTCGCGCGCACCGCGAGCTTTCTGCAGGACCACCTCGGGTAA
- a CDS encoding DUF2470 domain-containing protein gives MPVFEKSVVSAVLHHMNDDHPEDSLLIAQAFGHTDATASVMTTLDENGGTWVYTLDGSEIPLTLLWTNPISERPEIRREIVVLYDAACERLGITPRPH, from the coding sequence GTGCCCGTTTTCGAAAAGTCAGTCGTGTCCGCCGTGCTCCACCACATGAACGACGACCACCCGGAGGACAGCCTGCTCATCGCCCAGGCCTTCGGTCACACGGATGCCACGGCCTCCGTCATGACGACCCTCGACGAGAACGGCGGCACCTGGGTGTACACGCTGGACGGCAGCGAGATCCCCCTCACTCTCCTGTGGACGAACCCGATCAGTGAGCGCCCGGAGATCCGCCGCGAGATCGTTGTGCTCTACGACGCGGCCTGCGAACGCCTCGGAATCACACCGCGCCCGCACTAG
- a CDS encoding DUF4383 domain-containing protein, translating into MTKSPNRLLGVVFGAVYLLVGVLGFFFTNGVGIFATEGGLLLGIFEVNPFHNVAHLLIGAALLFSGLANVKAARTTNTIVGAAYLLLGVLGLFILDSAINILALNGADNVLHFASAAVLLAVGLGADKSARTATV; encoded by the coding sequence ATGACCAAGTCCCCGAACCGCCTGCTGGGAGTCGTTTTCGGCGCGGTTTACCTTCTCGTCGGAGTCCTCGGATTCTTCTTCACCAACGGTGTCGGCATCTTCGCCACCGAGGGTGGCCTGCTGCTCGGCATCTTCGAGGTGAACCCGTTCCACAACGTGGCCCACCTTCTGATCGGTGCCGCGCTGCTGTTCTCGGGTCTCGCGAACGTCAAGGCGGCCCGCACCACCAACACGATCGTCGGTGCCGCGTACCTGCTGCTCGGTGTTCTCGGCCTCTTCATTCTCGACTCGGCCATCAACATCCTCGCGCTGAACGGCGCGGACAACGTGCTGCACTTCGCGAGCGCCGCTGTACTGCTCGCTGTTGGCCTCGGTGCCGACAAGTCCGCTCGCACGGCAACCGTCTAA
- a CDS encoding heme oxygenase (biliverdin-producing) produces MPEVIPFSQALRERTRSGHSASEGASFMDDLMTGKGSRDDYIALVAQHFFIYEALEAATAAMADDAVAAAFISPQLIRLPALEADLEFLLGSGWRDQIAPLPTTARYVERIHSTAATWSGGFIAHHYTRYLGDLSGGQIIRTLMQRQFGFETNGVGFYLFDQIAKPKEFKETYRDQLDAVDWDDAERERVIDEVMIAYRFNTELFVDLADAKASAAVA; encoded by the coding sequence GTGCCTGAAGTCATTCCGTTTTCCCAAGCACTCCGCGAGCGCACGCGCAGCGGCCACAGTGCCAGCGAGGGTGCATCGTTTATGGACGACCTCATGACCGGCAAGGGCTCGCGCGACGACTACATCGCCCTCGTCGCCCAGCACTTCTTCATCTACGAGGCTCTCGAGGCCGCGACAGCCGCTATGGCCGATGACGCGGTTGCGGCGGCGTTCATCAGCCCGCAGCTGATCCGCCTTCCCGCCCTCGAGGCAGACCTCGAGTTCCTTCTCGGTTCGGGATGGCGCGACCAGATCGCCCCGCTCCCGACCACCGCGCGCTACGTCGAGCGCATCCACTCCACCGCCGCGACCTGGAGCGGTGGGTTCATCGCCCACCACTACACCCGCTACCTCGGCGACCTCTCCGGCGGCCAGATCATCCGCACCCTGATGCAGCGCCAGTTCGGCTTCGAGACCAACGGTGTGGGTTTCTACCTGTTCGACCAGATCGCCAAGCCGAAGGAATTCAAGGAGACCTACCGAGACCAGCTCGACGCGGTGGACTGGGATGACGCCGAGCGCGAGCGCGTCATCGACGAGGTCATGATCGCGTACCGCTTCAACACCGAGCTGTTCGTCGACCTGGCCGACGCCAAGGCGTCGGCGGCCGTTGCCTAA
- a CDS encoding ATP-dependent DNA helicase: protein MNGPSLAPEQQAVFDAIETTREHIFVTGRAGTGKSTLLNHLSWNTSKQVVICAPTGVAALNVGGQTIHSLFRLPIGVIADHEIEQSRELIKLLNTIDTLVIDEVSMVNADLLDAVDRSLRQARQRPLESFGGVQVVLFGDPYQLAPVPGDGDERAYFDDQYDSMWFFDARVWKSADLVIYELSTIHRQHEDEFKAMLNAVRHGRVTAEIAGRLNETGARTPPTDGAITLATTNVAVNRINNSELARLPGRVLTARAEISGEFGGRAYPAEEALELKVGAQVMFLRNDSAQDGGMRWVNGSVGTVTKIASTVFVELDGFEHEVQPAVWEKYRYSYSAATRQLKKDIVAEFTQFPLRLAWGVTIHKSQGKTYDRAIVDLGQRSFAPGQTYVALSRITALEGLFLTRPLRPSDIIVDEAVRRFMSRATPIPAIEA, encoded by the coding sequence GTGAACGGCCCCTCGCTCGCACCCGAGCAGCAAGCCGTCTTCGACGCGATCGAGACGACGCGCGAACACATCTTCGTCACCGGCCGTGCCGGCACCGGTAAATCGACGCTGCTCAACCACCTCTCGTGGAACACCTCGAAGCAGGTCGTCATCTGCGCGCCGACCGGGGTCGCCGCCCTCAACGTCGGCGGCCAGACGATCCACTCGCTGTTCCGCCTGCCGATCGGGGTCATCGCCGACCACGAGATCGAGCAGAGCCGCGAGCTCATCAAACTGCTCAACACGATCGACACCCTGGTGATCGACGAGGTCTCGATGGTGAACGCCGACCTGCTCGACGCGGTCGACCGCAGCCTGCGCCAGGCCCGCCAGCGCCCGCTCGAGTCGTTCGGCGGTGTGCAGGTCGTACTGTTCGGCGACCCCTACCAGCTCGCTCCCGTGCCCGGTGACGGTGACGAGCGCGCCTACTTCGACGACCAGTACGACTCGATGTGGTTCTTCGACGCCCGGGTGTGGAAGTCGGCCGACCTCGTCATCTACGAGCTCTCGACCATCCACCGCCAGCACGAGGACGAGTTCAAGGCCATGCTCAACGCCGTGCGCCACGGCCGGGTCACGGCCGAGATCGCCGGACGCCTCAACGAGACCGGAGCGCGCACCCCGCCGACGGACGGCGCAATCACCCTCGCCACCACGAACGTCGCGGTCAACCGCATCAACAACAGTGAGCTCGCGCGCCTGCCCGGCCGGGTGCTCACGGCCCGCGCGGAGATCAGCGGCGAGTTCGGCGGCCGCGCCTACCCCGCCGAAGAGGCGCTCGAACTCAAGGTCGGCGCGCAGGTCATGTTCCTGCGCAACGATTCCGCGCAGGATGGCGGCATGCGCTGGGTCAACGGATCCGTCGGCACCGTCACCAAGATCGCGTCAACGGTGTTCGTCGAGCTCGACGGCTTCGAGCACGAGGTGCAGCCCGCCGTGTGGGAGAAGTACCGCTACTCCTACTCGGCAGCGACCCGGCAGCTCAAGAAGGACATCGTCGCCGAATTCACGCAGTTTCCGTTGCGCCTCGCGTGGGGCGTGACCATCCACAAGTCGCAGGGCAAGACCTACGACCGGGCGATCGTCGACCTCGGCCAACGGTCCTTCGCTCCCGGGCAGACCTATGTGGCTCTGAGCCGCATCACGGCGCTCGAGGGGCTGTTCCTCACGCGACCGCTGCGTCCGAGCGACATCATCGTCGACGAGGCGGTTCGCCGCTTTATGTCGCGCGCGACACCGATCCCCGCGATCGAGGCCTAG
- a CDS encoding endo alpha-1,4 polygalactosaminidase, whose translation MIKDPPQRRSPMLRVSAIGVALTTVIAGILVGASPAMAATTVLAPTGLTTTAGVVGSGQTYSALAVKDQTGTQDTWAKYVELSPSGSAAYSGYRTYALPSTVTPSSVTGISVAVNYKGPSTANQTWTWALYNWNTAAWTTVGTNATAPSWGSWKALTFASPTSTSGLVSSTGAIRVRVAANNTSDSANLDYEAVTVTSGTAPPADSTAPSVPAGLTVSGTPTSSSVSLAWAASTDNVGVTGYQVFQNGGTTPVATVTNTTATISGLAASTAFSFTIKARDAAGNSSAASSAVTATTAAGTTPPAGYTLPLANDQFDYQLGGIYTPSSGVDIVSRDRTAVPVAGKYNVCYVNLMQTQPDAPDESVTNPNYGTTQWWKNNHSNLLLKNSAGQVIVDVDWNEAIFDVRTAANRAALLEIQKPWILACKNAANGGFQAIEPDNLDSDLRSTGLITPAQNKEYLKLVIPYTHSVGLAIAQKNASDAYGTTGKTFVNTVSPAQGFDFAIAEECERYNECPAYSAYGNLLYEIEYTDENPNVTRNGVTKTVYQWACFDRGAIHSIILRDRDVVPSGTSGYVYQNC comes from the coding sequence GTGATCAAGGATCCCCCGCAGCGCCGATCACCGATGCTGCGTGTGTCGGCCATCGGCGTCGCCCTCACCACCGTCATCGCCGGCATACTCGTCGGCGCCTCCCCCGCCATGGCCGCCACGACGGTGCTCGCACCGACCGGCCTCACCACCACCGCTGGCGTCGTCGGCAGCGGCCAGACCTACAGCGCACTCGCCGTGAAGGACCAGACCGGCACCCAGGACACCTGGGCCAAGTACGTCGAACTCTCCCCGTCCGGTTCCGCCGCCTACTCCGGCTACCGCACCTACGCACTGCCCTCGACCGTGACCCCGTCGAGCGTGACCGGCATCTCCGTCGCCGTCAACTACAAGGGGCCGTCGACGGCGAACCAGACCTGGACCTGGGCTCTCTACAACTGGAACACCGCAGCGTGGACCACCGTCGGCACCAACGCGACCGCCCCCAGCTGGGGATCGTGGAAGGCGCTGACCTTCGCGAGCCCGACCTCGACGAGCGGCCTCGTCTCTTCCACGGGAGCGATCCGCGTGCGCGTCGCCGCCAACAACACGTCCGACAGCGCGAACCTCGACTACGAGGCCGTCACCGTCACGAGCGGCACCGCGCCGCCCGCCGACAGCACGGCACCGAGCGTGCCCGCGGGACTCACGGTGAGCGGCACCCCGACCTCGTCGTCGGTGTCACTCGCGTGGGCGGCATCCACGGACAATGTCGGTGTGACCGGCTATCAGGTCTTCCAGAACGGTGGCACCACGCCGGTCGCCACGGTGACCAACACCACTGCGACGATCAGCGGACTTGCAGCGTCCACCGCCTTCTCCTTCACGATCAAGGCACGGGATGCCGCGGGCAACAGTTCGGCGGCGAGCTCGGCCGTCACCGCCACAACGGCTGCGGGCACAACTCCCCCGGCCGGCTACACGCTGCCCCTCGCCAACGACCAGTTCGACTACCAGCTGGGCGGCATCTACACTCCGTCCTCCGGTGTCGACATCGTCTCGCGTGACCGCACGGCGGTACCCGTGGCCGGCAAGTACAACGTCTGCTACGTGAACCTCATGCAGACCCAGCCGGATGCTCCCGACGAGTCGGTGACCAACCCCAACTACGGCACGACCCAGTGGTGGAAGAACAACCACTCGAACCTGCTGCTCAAGAACAGCGCCGGGCAGGTCATCGTCGACGTCGACTGGAACGAGGCCATCTTCGACGTGCGCACCGCAGCCAACCGTGCCGCGCTGCTCGAGATCCAGAAGCCCTGGATCCTCGCCTGCAAGAACGCGGCGAACGGCGGCTTCCAGGCGATCGAGCCCGACAACCTGGACTCCGACCTGCGCTCGACCGGCCTCATCACGCCCGCGCAGAACAAGGAGTACCTGAAGCTCGTCATCCCGTACACCCATTCGGTCGGTCTCGCCATCGCGCAGAAGAACGCGAGCGACGCGTACGGCACCACCGGCAAGACGTTCGTGAACACCGTGAGCCCCGCACAGGGCTTCGACTTCGCGATCGCCGAGGAGTGCGAGCGCTACAACGAGTGCCCCGCGTACAGCGCGTACGGCAACCTGCTCTACGAGATCGAGTACACCGACGAAAACCCGAACGTCACCCGCAACGGCGTGACCAAGACGGTGTACCAGTGGGCGTGCTTCGACCGCGGGGCGATCCACTCGATCATTCTGCGCGACCGTGACGTGGTGCCCTCGGGCACAAGCGGCTACGTCTACCAGAACTGCTAG
- a CDS encoding cytochrome c oxidase assembly protein: protein MPRLVRIVGPAALLFVALVSAIIALNFGGAAKPELIADVGPVVRFGLPLAKLLVNIGAAGTIGALALAAFALDAKKPEYGAALDVAAASAAAWAVASGATGFFTFLFAYQQPITLDDRFGSLLATYLTTQESGQAWLTTTLIAAALTVLCFAVRNHSLVLVMTIAAVLGLIPMGLQGHAGNTANHDAATSAIWLHLVFAAIWLGGLLTMALTQRTLESGRLGIVLQRYSSLAIVCFVVVAISGYVSAEIRVGTLDNLLTPYGLLVLTKTAALIALGLFGLAQRRFVIERMQRPGAHEKRWFWWLITAELAFMGIASGVAAALARTATPQAETPANTTQNPTPAEFLTGSPLPPPISTANLFTIWNFDLIWLLVCGFALFFYLAAVWRLKKRGDAWPVLRTVSWVAGILVLFYVTNGGVNAYEKYLFSAHMLAHMVIGMVVPVLLVPGAPITLALRAIRKRTDGSRGGREWLLLITHSRYFAVIGNPVVAAVLFAGSLWVFYYSPLFRWATVDHVGHQWMIVHFLAVGYLFTQSLIGIDPQPNRPSYPIRLLVLLATMAFHAFFGLALMTGTGLLLADWYGAMGWGTSALADQQAGGGIAWSVGEIPTVALAIAVAIMWSRSDERESKRYDRKAERDGDAELEEYNAMLAKRSGKN from the coding sequence GTGCCACGACTCGTCCGCATAGTGGGGCCAGCGGCCCTGCTCTTCGTCGCACTCGTTTCCGCGATCATCGCCCTCAACTTCGGCGGGGCCGCGAAGCCCGAGCTGATCGCCGACGTGGGTCCGGTCGTGCGCTTCGGACTTCCGCTCGCCAAGCTGCTCGTGAACATCGGTGCCGCCGGAACGATCGGCGCCCTGGCCCTCGCCGCCTTCGCCCTCGACGCGAAGAAGCCCGAGTATGGCGCGGCTCTCGACGTGGCCGCGGCTTCTGCGGCGGCGTGGGCCGTTGCATCCGGAGCCACCGGCTTCTTCACCTTCCTCTTCGCCTACCAGCAGCCGATCACCCTCGACGACCGTTTCGGCTCGCTGCTCGCCACCTACCTGACCACGCAGGAGTCCGGCCAGGCCTGGCTCACCACCACTCTGATTGCGGCGGCGCTCACCGTGCTGTGCTTCGCGGTGCGCAACCACTCGCTCGTGCTGGTCATGACGATCGCCGCCGTGTTGGGCCTGATCCCCATGGGGCTGCAGGGCCACGCCGGCAATACCGCCAACCACGACGCGGCAACCTCGGCCATCTGGCTGCACCTCGTCTTCGCCGCGATCTGGCTCGGCGGACTGCTCACCATGGCGCTCACCCAGCGCACCCTCGAGTCCGGCCGGCTCGGTATCGTGCTGCAGCGCTACTCGTCTCTTGCGATCGTCTGCTTCGTGGTCGTCGCAATCTCGGGCTACGTGAGCGCCGAGATCCGCGTCGGCACCCTCGACAACCTCCTCACCCCCTACGGCCTGCTCGTGCTGACGAAGACCGCGGCCCTCATCGCGCTCGGACTGTTCGGCCTCGCCCAGCGCCGCTTCGTCATCGAGAGGATGCAACGCCCCGGCGCCCACGAGAAGCGCTGGTTCTGGTGGCTCATCACGGCTGAGCTCGCGTTCATGGGGATCGCCTCCGGCGTCGCTGCGGCACTCGCACGCACGGCGACGCCCCAGGCTGAGACGCCGGCGAACACCACCCAGAACCCGACGCCGGCCGAGTTCCTCACCGGGTCTCCCCTGCCGCCGCCGATCTCGACGGCCAACCTCTTCACCATCTGGAACTTCGACCTCATTTGGCTGCTGGTCTGTGGCTTCGCGCTGTTCTTCTACCTCGCCGCGGTCTGGCGCCTGAAGAAGCGCGGCGACGCCTGGCCGGTGCTGCGCACCGTGTCGTGGGTTGCCGGAATTCTCGTGCTGTTCTACGTGACCAACGGTGGCGTCAACGCGTACGAGAAGTACCTGTTCAGTGCGCACATGCTCGCGCACATGGTTATCGGCATGGTCGTGCCGGTGCTGCTCGTACCCGGCGCCCCCATCACCCTCGCGCTGCGCGCGATCCGCAAGCGCACCGACGGCAGCCGCGGCGGGCGCGAGTGGCTGCTGCTCATCACCCACTCCCGCTACTTCGCGGTCATCGGCAACCCGGTCGTCGCAGCGGTGCTCTTCGCAGGCTCCCTCTGGGTGTTCTACTACTCCCCGCTCTTCCGCTGGGCGACGGTGGACCACGTAGGCCACCAGTGGATGATCGTGCACTTCCTTGCCGTCGGCTATCTGTTCACCCAGTCGCTCATCGGCATCGATCCGCAGCCGAACCGTCCGTCGTATCCGATCCGCCTGCTTGTGCTGCTCGCGACGATGGCGTTCCACGCCTTCTTCGGCCTCGCACTGATGACCGGAACAGGACTGCTGCTCGCCGACTGGTACGGCGCGATGGGCTGGGGCACCAGCGCCCTCGCCGACCAGCAGGCCGGTGGCGGAATCGCGTGGAGCGTAGGGGAGATCCCGACAGTCGCGCTCGCGATCGCCGTCGCGATCATGTGGTCGCGCAGCGATGAACGGGAGTCGAAGCGCTACGACCGCAAGGCCGAGCGCGACGGCGACGCGGAGCTCGAGGAGTACAACGCGATGCTCGCCAAGCGCTCGGGCAAGAACTAG
- a CDS encoding HU family DNA-binding protein, whose amino-acid sequence MADKSLNRTELVAAIAAESGQTQAAVNTVVDALFNIVSTNVADGVKVAIPGWLSFERSHRDARTGRNPQTGEAIQIKASYGVKVSAGSKLKAAAKG is encoded by the coding sequence ATGGCTGACAAGTCACTAAACCGTACTGAGCTCGTCGCGGCAATCGCAGCAGAGTCTGGCCAGACCCAGGCTGCTGTAAACACCGTCGTCGACGCCCTTTTCAACATCGTCTCCACGAACGTGGCCGATGGCGTAAAGGTCGCGATCCCGGGCTGGCTCTCGTTCGAGCGTTCGCACCGCGACGCCCGCACGGGTCGCAACCCGCAGACCGGTGAGGCTATCCAGATCAAGGCGAGCTACGGCGTGAAGGTCAGCGCCGGCTCGAAGCTCAAGGCCGCGGCCAAGGGCTAA